A window from Rhizosphaericola mali encodes these proteins:
- a CDS encoding aspartate/glutamate racemase family protein codes for MKTIGIVGGISPESTSVYYKELNNGIRIRTQQQHQAKMIIFSVDGGEIWQFRQKGDWSSQGKIIANAALALQKAGADFILLAGNTLHLVANFLESVINIPFLHIIDITAISIKKAGIKIIGLTGTSITMSERFYIERLSQHGIKAIVPNKDDQATMDRIIYKELIQGVVSTESKVAYTKIINNLVLSGAEGVILGCTELTLFKPLDCSTILFDTTLIHIEAAINYALE; via the coding sequence ATGAAAACTATAGGAATAGTAGGGGGTATTAGCCCGGAATCTACATCAGTGTATTATAAAGAACTTAATAACGGAATCCGTATACGTACTCAACAGCAGCATCAGGCCAAAATGATTATTTTTTCAGTTGATGGAGGAGAGATTTGGCAATTTAGGCAAAAAGGAGATTGGTCATCACAAGGCAAAATTATTGCCAATGCTGCGCTCGCATTACAAAAAGCGGGGGCTGATTTTATTTTGCTGGCAGGAAATACCCTCCATCTGGTTGCAAACTTTCTAGAGTCTGTAATTAATATACCTTTTTTACATATAATTGATATCACCGCAATTAGCATAAAAAAAGCAGGAATAAAAATTATCGGCCTTACTGGAACGAGTATCACTATGTCGGAAAGATTTTATATTGAACGCCTTTCTCAGCACGGCATCAAAGCAATAGTTCCCAACAAAGATGATCAAGCAACCATGGATAGAATTATATACAAAGAATTAATTCAGGGAGTCGTGAGTACCGAATCTAAAGTTGCCTATACCAAAATTATCAATAATCTTGTTTTGTCTGGCGCAGAGGGAGTTATACTTGGCTGTACTGAATTAACGTTGTTTAAGCCATTAGATTGCTCTACTATACTATTCGATACTACACTCATTCATATTGAAGCAGCAATAAATTATGCACTTGAATAG
- a CDS encoding beta-L-arabinofuranosidase domain-containing protein, which translates to MKISASIILIFSSLFVFNNVDSQSNPGNYIFNRKPLKQDVYVQLPLGSIKAKGWLLNQLELQKEGFTGHAEELYSGDNELGSNSDWLGGSGNGWEKVAYYVKGLVSLAYILNDEDLKLKSQKWIEYTLLHQQDNGLFGPPKMNDWWPRMPFMYALQTYYEATNDHRVIPCLIKYFKYQLANLNAQPLDSWGKSRAGDNIELVLWVYNKTGDSFLLELANKLRMQAYQWQDIFTGNTFHYYGDDYQPRHMVNVAQALKYPAVCAEFSTDSIYKTAMQKGMAHIFDENGQPEGLGAGTEHMSGHNSIEGVETCTVVEWMQSLETASRVFHDGSIGDFLEKVAFNALPAQFSRDLKEHSYYALPNEIRAAEGLHGFNQDYNNGLLLSPYSGYPCCRFNMHMGWPYFIKNSVMATPDNGIAINTYGPMEVNAIVGNNNKLQVEEETNYPFEEMINLHLKLNHSEKFPIRLRIPNWCNSPQIWVNGKLLNHIKKGTIAELNRSWKNGDKISLKFPMHISIKKEVNNAVSVERGPIVYALKIGQNITHLKEHKVPGFYDTQIIPSTPWNYGLLLNTDDVNNQFEVVKTRMTNDPYIMNRTPIQLRVKAKKIPSWTADYRGTSAFDVPLSPIASNEKTEEITLIPFGSENIRISIFPTIGESRWISTDLKEVFKDNKSNGWVVYGGNWFYKDNAINCGSIDVNNSGAGPKIIATGTKFSDFNYSANITIKMNGNAGLVFRVNKPAIGTDAYNGYYVGLDAEEGQVVFGKASGGKWEVIKSAPKDIKLNENYQIKVNAKGDAFEIFVNGNSIITANDATYINGNIGLRAFKALAKMDNIYVQAL; encoded by the coding sequence ATGAAAATAAGTGCTTCAATCATTCTCATTTTCTCGAGTCTCTTCGTATTTAATAATGTGGATTCTCAAAGTAATCCTGGTAACTACATTTTCAATCGAAAGCCATTAAAACAAGATGTTTATGTGCAATTACCATTGGGAAGTATAAAGGCAAAAGGATGGTTGCTGAATCAACTTGAATTGCAAAAAGAGGGATTTACAGGGCATGCAGAAGAGTTGTATTCTGGAGACAACGAACTTGGTTCGAATTCTGATTGGCTTGGTGGATCTGGAAATGGGTGGGAAAAGGTTGCTTATTATGTAAAAGGACTTGTGTCTTTAGCCTATATTTTAAATGACGAAGATTTAAAATTGAAATCCCAAAAATGGATTGAATATACACTCTTACATCAACAAGATAATGGATTATTTGGGCCTCCTAAAATGAATGATTGGTGGCCTCGAATGCCTTTTATGTATGCATTACAGACGTATTACGAGGCGACAAACGACCATCGTGTTATCCCATGTTTAATTAAATATTTTAAATATCAATTGGCTAACTTAAATGCGCAACCCTTAGATAGTTGGGGTAAATCAAGGGCTGGAGATAATATAGAATTGGTATTATGGGTGTATAACAAAACTGGAGATTCATTTCTACTTGAACTAGCCAATAAACTTAGGATGCAGGCTTATCAGTGGCAAGATATTTTTACAGGTAATACGTTTCATTATTATGGAGACGATTATCAACCAAGACACATGGTAAACGTTGCTCAAGCATTGAAATATCCTGCAGTATGTGCAGAGTTTTCTACTGATTCTATTTATAAGACTGCAATGCAAAAAGGGATGGCGCATATTTTTGACGAAAATGGTCAACCTGAAGGTTTGGGCGCAGGGACGGAACACATGTCAGGACATAATTCAATTGAAGGTGTGGAAACTTGTACTGTTGTAGAGTGGATGCAAAGTTTAGAAACCGCATCACGCGTATTTCATGATGGAAGCATAGGCGATTTTTTGGAAAAAGTAGCTTTTAACGCTCTGCCCGCACAGTTTAGTAGAGATTTGAAAGAGCATTCCTATTATGCCCTACCAAATGAAATAAGGGCTGCGGAGGGATTGCATGGTTTTAATCAAGACTATAACAATGGCCTACTATTAAGTCCATATTCTGGTTATCCTTGTTGCAGGTTTAATATGCATATGGGCTGGCCTTATTTTATAAAAAATAGTGTAATGGCTACTCCAGATAATGGTATTGCAATTAATACTTATGGTCCTATGGAAGTAAATGCAATAGTTGGTAATAATAATAAATTACAAGTAGAAGAAGAAACAAATTATCCATTTGAAGAAATGATTAATCTTCATTTGAAATTGAATCATTCAGAAAAATTTCCGATTCGCCTGCGAATTCCAAATTGGTGTAATTCCCCACAGATATGGGTTAATGGTAAGTTGTTGAATCATATTAAAAAAGGAACTATTGCAGAATTAAATCGTAGTTGGAAAAATGGAGATAAAATAAGTTTGAAATTTCCGATGCATATTTCGATAAAAAAAGAAGTAAACAATGCTGTAAGTGTGGAAAGAGGTCCGATTGTATATGCGTTGAAAATTGGGCAAAATATAACTCATTTAAAAGAGCACAAGGTTCCAGGCTTTTATGATACTCAGATAATACCCTCTACTCCTTGGAATTATGGACTTTTGTTAAATACTGATGATGTAAATAATCAATTTGAAGTGGTTAAGACTAGGATGACAAATGATCCCTATATTATGAATCGAACACCTATTCAATTAAGGGTAAAAGCAAAAAAAATACCATCTTGGACTGCTGACTATCGCGGTACTTCGGCATTCGATGTTCCTTTGAGCCCTATTGCTTCAAATGAAAAGACAGAGGAAATTACCCTCATTCCGTTTGGATCTGAAAATATTCGGATAAGCATTTTTCCTACTATTGGAGAGTCTAGATGGATTTCTACTGATTTAAAGGAGGTTTTTAAAGACAATAAGTCGAATGGTTGGGTTGTATATGGAGGTAATTGGTTTTATAAAGACAATGCTATCAATTGTGGTTCCATTGATGTAAATAATTCTGGTGCTGGTCCTAAAATTATAGCAACAGGAACAAAATTTTCTGATTTTAACTATAGTGCTAATATTACAATTAAAATGAACGGCAATGCAGGATTGGTTTTTCGTGTAAATAAACCAGCTATTGGTACCGATGCATACAACGGATACTATGTAGGATTGGATGCTGAGGAAGGTCAAGTGGTATTTGGAAAAGCAAGTGGAGGAAAATGGGAAGTGATTAAATCTGCTCCCAAAGACATTAAATTAAATGAAAATTACCAGATAAAAGTAAATGCAAAAGGGGACGCGTTCGAAATTTTTGTAAATGGAAATTCTATTATTACGGCAAATGATGCTACTTATATAAATGGAAATATTGGCTTGCGAGCGTTTAAGGCATTAGCCAAAATGGATAATATTTATGTTCAAGCATTATAG
- a CDS encoding winged helix-turn-helix domain-containing protein, whose amino-acid sequence MIDKSLYYKYLFIDFDSATPLYVQLANAISRAIEDKYLDTGEPLPSINELSYELELSRDTIEKAYKRLKKLNILDSIPGKGYFVLDNNINLSSGILLIFNKLSTHKKIIYDAFVNALGDNYPISFYIYNNDYHQFKKIIEKKVKQGNYAYYVIIPHFLGMEDKAIELINTLPKEKLILLDKRLESVIGNYSTVYEDFEKDIFTSLGTLKTAISPYKKINIVFPEKTYHPTEIITGLINFCKEEQMDYSVLSKLELNDLAKDNLYITLMEQDLVLLIEYALEKNWTVGVDIGVISYNEIGLKKIILNGITTFSTDFEWMGKKAADLILNNKVENIAVPFSVFKRASI is encoded by the coding sequence ATGATAGATAAGTCATTATATTATAAATATCTTTTTATAGATTTCGACTCCGCAACGCCACTCTATGTACAGTTGGCAAATGCGATTAGTCGAGCTATTGAAGATAAATATTTGGATACTGGAGAGCCTCTCCCATCGATTAACGAATTAAGCTATGAATTAGAATTATCAAGAGATACGATAGAAAAAGCTTATAAAAGACTTAAAAAACTAAATATTTTAGATTCAATTCCGGGCAAGGGCTATTTTGTTTTGGATAATAATATCAATTTGTCTTCAGGAATCCTATTGATTTTTAATAAATTAAGCACCCATAAAAAAATCATCTATGACGCGTTTGTTAATGCATTAGGCGATAATTATCCAATTTCTTTTTATATCTATAACAACGATTACCATCAATTTAAAAAAATTATTGAAAAAAAAGTTAAGCAAGGAAATTATGCATACTATGTAATTATCCCACACTTTTTAGGCATGGAAGACAAGGCGATAGAATTGATCAATACTTTGCCCAAAGAAAAACTCATACTATTGGATAAAAGATTAGAAAGTGTAATTGGTAATTACAGTACAGTATATGAGGATTTTGAAAAAGACATTTTCACTTCATTGGGCACACTTAAAACAGCAATCAGTCCTTATAAAAAAATCAATATCGTTTTTCCTGAAAAGACATATCATCCGACAGAAATCATTACTGGTTTGATTAATTTTTGCAAGGAAGAACAGATGGACTATAGTGTATTATCCAAACTAGAATTAAATGACCTTGCTAAAGACAATCTATATATTACGCTCATGGAGCAAGACTTAGTCCTTTTGATTGAATATGCACTAGAAAAAAATTGGACTGTCGGAGTAGACATAGGAGTCATATCTTATAATGAAATCGGGCTAAAAAAAATTATTTTAAATGGAATTACAACATTCTCAACTGATTTTGAATGGATGGGAAAAAAGGCTGCAGACCTTATATTAAATAATAAAGTAGAGAATATTGCCGTTCCATTTTCAGTATTCAAAAGAGCTTCCATTTAA
- a CDS encoding rhamnogalacturonan acetylesterase, whose product MKKINWLFALVVLITLFAFIRPKPALFIIGDSTVRNGSGSAKNVLQGWGSYLGNYFDSSKIYVENDAIGGRSSRSFIGEGRWDSVLNKVQKGDFLLVQFGHNDSGPLDDTARARGSIKGIGEESKDVYNPVLKKKETVHTYGWYLRKYIKDAKAKGVYPIICSPIPRNDWKDGKVLRNNDSYALWAKQVATEEKVPFIDLNNVLADDYQKEGKAYIANFFPEEHTHTNEAGARYNAKVVANQIRLIQSYDLKKYLLP is encoded by the coding sequence ATGAAAAAGATAAATTGGCTTTTTGCATTAGTCGTTTTGATTACATTATTTGCATTTATTCGACCTAAACCTGCTTTATTCATTATTGGAGATAGTACAGTTAGAAATGGATCAGGCAGTGCTAAAAATGTATTGCAAGGGTGGGGGAGTTATCTCGGTAATTATTTTGATTCATCAAAAATTTATGTTGAAAATGATGCTATTGGTGGACGTAGTTCGCGCTCTTTCATTGGAGAAGGTCGATGGGATTCTGTTTTAAATAAAGTACAAAAAGGTGATTTCTTACTTGTTCAATTTGGTCATAATGATAGTGGACCTTTGGATGATACGGCAAGAGCAAGGGGGTCTATTAAAGGCATTGGAGAAGAATCCAAAGATGTCTACAATCCTGTACTAAAGAAAAAGGAAACGGTGCATACCTATGGATGGTATTTAAGAAAATATATTAAAGATGCAAAAGCCAAAGGTGTATATCCTATTATTTGCTCACCTATTCCCAGGAATGATTGGAAAGATGGTAAGGTCTTGAGAAACAATGATAGTTATGCTTTGTGGGCAAAACAAGTTGCTACCGAAGAAAAAGTTCCTTTTATTGATCTAAATAATGTTTTGGCAGATGACTATCAAAAAGAAGGTAAAGCATATATTGCAAATTTCTTTCCGGAGGAGCATACTCATACCAATGAGGCTGGTGCACGTTACAATGCTAAAGTCGTGGCTAATCAGATAAGACTTATTCAATCTTATGATTTGAAAAAATATTTGTTGCCTTAA
- a CDS encoding rhamnogalacturonan lyase family protein, producing the protein MTELLDGTKIQKWDSKNSKINVLSDFSKYDCVANNGTKNTPALCADLFGDWREEVIYRTKDNKHLRIFSSAIPTDRRLYSLMHNPKYRLSIVWQNVGYNQPAYVDYYLGDKMSNPPNPNIKIVKFK; encoded by the coding sequence ATGACGGAGTTGTTAGATGGAACGAAAATTCAGAAATGGGATTCTAAGAATAGTAAAATAAATGTGTTGTCTGATTTTTCTAAATATGATTGTGTCGCTAATAACGGAACTAAAAATACGCCGGCACTTTGTGCTGATTTATTTGGAGATTGGAGAGAAGAAGTGATTTATAGAACAAAAGACAATAAGCATTTGCGTATCTTTTCCAGTGCAATCCCCACGGATAGACGTTTGTACTCTTTGATGCACAATCCCAAATATCGACTAAGTATAGTCTGGCAAAATGTGGGTTATAATCAGCCTGCTTATGTTGATTACTATCTTGGAGATAAAATGTCCAATCCTCCGAATCCCAATATAAAAATTGTAAAATTTAAATAA
- a CDS encoding glycoside hydrolase family 28 protein, producing the protein MTYKKTYLLLGAFLFSSVSFAQKKDLDNYIQNAPFKMPAIVLPTIPNHVVNVVDYGAIGDGKTLNTEAFAKAITALDKEGGGQLLVPKGNWITGPIEIKSNIDFHVDEGALVQFSSDISQFPMYETSPGKYDVVSPIWGNNLHDVSFTGKGIFDGAGGSWRPVKKMKVTNAQWDSLQNVGGVLSDDGKIWWPTAAAKNGEILSKSITKNKDATLADYQQLHDFLRPKMFTLSKVKNLLLDGPTFRNSPNFVINPRQITNLLIQNVIVYNPGWAQNGDGIDISASENVVIYRTKVNAGDDGICMKSSGFKEGKVGLQNVLIADCIVNEGHGGFVIGSNTDGGMKNIYVTNCVFEGTDNGIRVKSNSGRGGDVSNIYIENIAMPKIKNTAILFDTYYDDAPIGSTNKSRAAQHSGDKIPFFHEFHVTNVVCNDAKIAFQFRGLPEQPIQDLYFKNIVIKSSETITGEQAKNIVFDNVLINGGKNFEIPSSLKDAIIIK; encoded by the coding sequence ATGACTTATAAAAAAACGTATTTGTTACTTGGTGCCTTTCTTTTTTCTTCGGTCAGTTTTGCACAAAAAAAAGACCTTGACAATTATATACAAAACGCTCCTTTCAAAATGCCAGCGATAGTTTTACCCACTATTCCTAACCACGTTGTCAATGTTGTAGATTATGGCGCGATCGGTGACGGTAAAACATTAAATACGGAAGCTTTTGCAAAAGCGATTACAGCATTGGATAAAGAAGGAGGTGGTCAACTACTAGTACCTAAAGGTAATTGGATTACAGGGCCGATTGAGATAAAAAGTAACATAGATTTTCATGTAGATGAAGGAGCATTGGTACAATTTTCTAGTGATATTTCACAGTTTCCTATGTATGAAACTTCTCCAGGTAAATATGATGTAGTTTCTCCGATATGGGGAAATAATTTGCATGATGTATCTTTTACTGGAAAAGGGATTTTTGATGGCGCTGGTGGTTCATGGCGTCCAGTGAAAAAAATGAAAGTTACCAATGCACAATGGGATAGTTTACAAAATGTTGGAGGTGTTTTAAGTGACGATGGAAAAATATGGTGGCCAACTGCGGCGGCTAAAAATGGGGAAATTTTATCTAAATCAATTACAAAAAATAAAGATGCTACGCTTGCTGATTATCAACAATTGCATGATTTTTTACGTCCTAAAATGTTCACGCTTTCTAAAGTTAAAAATCTATTGTTGGATGGACCAACTTTTCGTAATTCGCCCAATTTCGTGATTAATCCAAGGCAAATTACCAACTTGTTGATTCAGAATGTAATAGTTTACAATCCAGGTTGGGCGCAAAATGGTGATGGGATCGATATTAGTGCTTCTGAAAATGTAGTTATTTACCGTACAAAAGTAAATGCAGGTGACGACGGTATTTGTATGAAGTCAAGTGGATTCAAAGAAGGTAAAGTTGGTTTGCAAAATGTCTTGATTGCCGATTGTATTGTCAATGAGGGACATGGAGGATTTGTTATAGGAAGCAATACGGATGGAGGTATGAAAAATATCTATGTTACTAATTGTGTTTTTGAAGGTACGGATAATGGTATTAGAGTTAAAAGTAATTCAGGTAGAGGAGGGGATGTGAGCAATATTTATATTGAGAATATTGCCATGCCAAAAATAAAAAATACGGCAATACTATTTGATACTTACTATGATGATGCACCTATTGGAAGTACGAATAAGTCAAGGGCTGCACAACATTCTGGCGATAAAATTCCTTTTTTTCATGAATTTCATGTGACTAACGTTGTTTGTAATGATGCTAAAATTGCATTTCAATTTAGAGGATTACCTGAACAACCAATTCAAGATTTATATTTCAAAAATATAGTTATAAAAAGTAGTGAAACCATTACAGGTGAGCAAGCAAAAAATATTGTATTCGATAATGTTTTGATAAATGGAGGTAAAAATTTTGAGATTCCTAGTTCGCTTAAGGATGCTATTATAATTAAGTGA
- a CDS encoding rhamnogalacturonan acetylesterase — MKKKSYFAGVYLMIIVVLAFVPIKKDITVYMIGDSTMSIKKPTAYPETGWGMEFPKYLKKGIIVKDYALNGRSTKSFRKDVDEKNNTIIDHWQHILDGLKPGDYVIIEFGHNDEKVEKPLIGTNVDEFKNNLIRYILETQSKHSIPILMTPIVRRTFIGDKLQDTHGKYADAVRFLADSLHVDFVDMQKLSSDLVGNLGAQNSVKLFNHVDSGHVNYPTGKKDDTHLNPEGAYQIAGLAAEGIKKLNIPLSQFVK, encoded by the coding sequence ATGAAAAAAAAATCATACTTCGCTGGTGTCTATTTGATGATTATTGTGGTATTGGCATTTGTGCCAATAAAAAAAGATATCACAGTGTATATGATTGGTGATTCGACGATGAGTATTAAGAAGCCTACCGCCTATCCCGAAACGGGCTGGGGAATGGAGTTTCCAAAATATTTGAAAAAAGGAATCATTGTAAAAGACTATGCACTGAATGGAAGAAGTACGAAATCTTTTCGTAAAGATGTGGATGAAAAAAACAATACTATAATAGATCATTGGCAGCACATTTTGGATGGTTTAAAACCAGGAGATTATGTGATTATTGAATTTGGTCATAATGACGAAAAAGTAGAGAAACCTTTAATCGGAACAAATGTGGACGAATTTAAAAATAATCTAATCCGATATATTTTGGAAACCCAATCTAAACATTCGATTCCTATTTTAATGACTCCCATTGTACGCCGAACTTTTATAGGTGATAAGCTGCAGGATACACATGGGAAATATGCAGATGCAGTAAGATTTTTGGCGGATTCTTTGCATGTCGATTTTGTAGATATGCAAAAACTTTCATCTGATTTAGTTGGTAATTTAGGGGCGCAAAATTCTGTAAAACTATTTAATCATGTGGATAGTGGACATGTGAATTATCCTACAGGAAAAAAAGATGATACTCATTTAAATCCTGAAGGCGCTTATCAAATCGCGGGATTAGCTGCAGAGGGTATAAAGAAATTAAACATTCCCTTATCCCAATTTGTCAAATAA
- a CDS encoding DUF4957 domain-containing protein, which yields MSSGKSLSYTVDIATDSTFATVNFTAVTDSLQLTVTDDSLKIKTHYYARVKANATSTQPESNYLRTSSYFQITGLQLFWAVRDNELKENSVVLRFVPTTGLSSIVLSHKDASDSTISLSATDVNAGLKSITGLLAATSYTANLYLGTRNVGTITFTTLAKTNYSIILNPSDDLASTIAAASNNAIIGLNPGTYSITTLATFITQKTITLKSTSGNPTDTKVNIKELDLEGTGAGLILSGLEIDGTSGGASYIVNLIGSQATNASAAIFTTISIDNCTIHGAANCLVRGDRGTTANTQQIGTITINNSLIYDIGSNGSSSYYLFNFTKLQFTAINITKSTLYNCGPGLVIASTVLTGTPPSVTIDHTTLNGWGGAAKYLLLDANTNPVNFTLKNSIFANSPKSGTVVAAALRSSGSGATTSIANCNYFGLLSALSGGTSLTFPTTVSMSSNQSVNLGWTSTTTDFTLPAISTLRAAADDGKSIGDPRWTY from the coding sequence ATGTCTAGTGGGAAATCTTTGTCATATACGGTAGATATTGCTACTGATTCTACTTTCGCTACAGTCAACTTTACCGCCGTAACAGATAGTTTGCAATTAACCGTGACAGATGATTCATTGAAAATTAAAACGCATTATTATGCGCGAGTCAAGGCAAATGCGACAAGTACACAACCAGAATCTAATTATTTAAGGACCTCATCTTATTTTCAGATTACTGGTTTACAACTTTTTTGGGCAGTAAGGGATAATGAATTAAAAGAAAATAGTGTGGTGCTTCGTTTTGTCCCTACAACTGGTCTAAGTTCGATTGTTTTATCGCACAAAGATGCAAGTGACTCAACGATTAGTTTAAGTGCAACAGATGTAAATGCTGGTTTGAAATCCATAACAGGTCTACTGGCGGCCACCTCGTACACCGCCAATTTGTATTTAGGAACACGAAATGTGGGAACTATCACATTTACAACACTTGCCAAAACAAACTACTCAATTATTTTGAATCCATCTGATGATCTGGCATCCACTATTGCGGCTGCGTCCAATAATGCTATAATAGGTTTGAATCCAGGAACATACTCAATAACTACGCTCGCGACGTTTATTACGCAAAAAACGATTACATTGAAATCTACCTCTGGAAATCCTACAGATACAAAAGTAAATATCAAGGAGTTGGATTTAGAGGGGACTGGTGCTGGTCTGATCTTGTCGGGGCTTGAGATAGATGGAACATCTGGCGGAGCTTCTTATATTGTTAATTTGATCGGTTCGCAAGCCACTAATGCTAGTGCAGCGATATTTACTACTATTTCGATTGATAATTGCACTATTCATGGAGCCGCGAATTGTCTTGTAAGAGGTGATCGAGGAACAACCGCCAATACACAGCAGATAGGAACAATTACAATCAATAATTCTTTGATTTACGATATCGGCTCAAATGGGAGTTCTTCCTATTATCTATTCAACTTTACAAAACTACAGTTTACAGCAATAAATATCACAAAATCAACACTATATAACTGTGGTCCAGGTTTGGTTATCGCAAGTACGGTTTTAACGGGAACTCCACCAAGTGTAACGATAGATCATACTACTTTAAATGGTTGGGGTGGTGCTGCGAAATATTTATTGTTGGATGCCAATACCAATCCTGTTAATTTCACATTAAAGAATTCCATTTTTGCCAATTCTCCAAAATCGGGAACTGTAGTAGCTGCGGCGCTCAGATCATCAGGCTCAGGAGCAACGACATCCATTGCAAATTGTAACTATTTCGGATTATTGTCGGCTTTATCTGGAGGCACTTCACTTACATTTCCAACAACTGTTTCCATGTCATCAAACCAAAGCGTAAATTTGGGATGGACTTCTACGACAACGGATTTTACCTTGCCCGCTATATCTACGTTACGAGCAGCAGCAGATGATGGCAAGTCGATTGGAGATCCAAGATGGACTTATTAA
- a CDS encoding carboxypeptidase-like regulatory domain-containing protein, whose protein sequence is MSQKVKINGVITTAKNREPLSGVTISSILSGKNIGMSDSSGKYKVSINDADSLLKFYHVGYASFVLNIKNTQSYNVQLVDSSSNLDEVVVVNIGYGTVRKEAITGAVSSISSKDLADFPVGTVADALSGKLAGVSVKRTEGAPGADFTLG, encoded by the coding sequence TTGAGTCAAAAAGTAAAAATAAATGGTGTTATTACAACTGCTAAAAATCGTGAGCCATTATCTGGTGTCACGATTTCCTCTATTCTCTCTGGAAAAAATATTGGAATGAGTGATTCCTCTGGAAAATACAAAGTATCTATTAATGATGCCGATTCTTTGTTGAAGTTTTACCATGTTGGCTATGCAAGTTTTGTTTTAAATATAAAAAATACCCAATCTTATAATGTACAATTAGTAGATTCAAGTTCCAATCTTGATGAGGTTGTTGTTGTAAATATTGGCTATGGAACAGTTAGAAAAGAAGCGATAACTGGAGCCGTATCCTCTATTTCTTCTAAAGATTTGGCAGATTTTCCGGTAGGTACAGTCGCAGATGCATTGTCTGGAAAATTAGCGGGTGTTTCTGTAAAAAGAACGGAAGGCGCACCTGGCGCAGATTTTACGTTAGGGTAA
- a CDS encoding LacI family DNA-binding transcriptional regulator — protein sequence MKREITTIKDIAKTLGLSTSTVSRALRDSYEISDETKQKVLEYANKINYKPNPIALSLKERRTYTIGVVLSEIANNFYSQIIDGVDAIAIKKGYQVVISQTHESFELQKMIISNFGSRAIDGLLVALSADTTDINYLKDLQASGLPIVFFDRITNEINTHKVVIDNYQSSFTITENLLKKGKKKIVHITNSAHLPNMMERLAGYKAALEKYGIQFDPNLVRYTRETGNIALDLQHVIQDITKTDCDGLFIANDRQTTGSLLALKRTNPEKLRHLGIVGFTNSNLIELVAAEVDIVYQPAFEMGQIATQLLLELIEAKRPITEFKTIALQSEIIHYSGE from the coding sequence ATGAAAAGAGAAATCACTACCATTAAAGACATTGCAAAGACCTTAGGATTATCTACATCTACGGTTTCAAGAGCCTTGAGAGATAGTTATGAAATTAGTGATGAGACAAAACAAAAAGTACTTGAATATGCTAACAAAATTAACTACAAACCCAATCCTATAGCACTATCTTTAAAAGAAAGGCGTACTTATACCATCGGTGTTGTTTTGAGTGAAATCGCCAATAATTTTTACTCTCAAATAATTGATGGCGTAGATGCTATTGCAATTAAAAAAGGATATCAAGTAGTCATCTCTCAAACGCACGAATCATTTGAGTTGCAAAAAATGATTATTTCAAATTTCGGGTCAAGAGCAATAGATGGTTTACTCGTTGCATTATCAGCTGATACTACTGATATAAATTATTTAAAAGATTTACAAGCAAGCGGATTACCGATTGTGTTTTTTGATAGAATAACCAATGAGATTAATACTCATAAGGTTGTTATTGACAATTATCAAAGTTCTTTTACGATCACCGAAAATTTACTAAAAAAAGGCAAAAAGAAAATTGTACATATAACCAATTCCGCTCATTTACCTAATATGATGGAAAGATTGGCTGGTTATAAGGCCGCATTAGAAAAATATGGAATTCAATTTGATCCCAATCTTGTACGATATACTAGAGAAACTGGTAATATCGCATTAGATTTACAACATGTAATACAAGATATAACAAAGACAGATTGTGACGGTTTATTTATTGCAAATGACCGTCAAACAACAGGTTCATTATTAGCATTAAAAAGAACAAATCCAGAAAAATTACGTCATCTAGGAATTGTAGGATTTACCAACTCCAATCTTATTGAGCTTGTAGCTGCAGAAGTCGATATTGTATATCAACCTGCATTCGAAATGGGACAAATCGCCACTCAATTATTATTAGAATTGATAGAAGCAAAACGCCCAATTACAGAGTTCAAAACGATTGCACTACAAAGCGAGATTATTCATTATTCTGGCGAATAG